In Phreatobacter stygius, a genomic segment contains:
- a CDS encoding helix-turn-helix domain-containing protein: MLAPMTSGAPAIHRLDNRPETHRLGIWSYWRDGGPAAIELACWAGDRAPDLKPHFHDVTQLTLVLSGARAFEAGGVRLDVTAGQCAVIPAGLPHRGLPLVHAGTRCLNLYAPIPGIGPAAGVLDLPDLPDLPDLAELAERFAPAELIACVRERIGAAGTTAGPAAGRDTFAVGRASIGRIAARAGTTRETFSRRFVRAVGLPPHAWRIIARLNEARTRLRAGAAVAATAAELGFADQSHFGRQFRRVFGVTPAAYRAGIAPSQMFQTPPPP; the protein is encoded by the coding sequence ATGCTGGCGCCGATGACGTCGGGAGCCCCTGCCATTCACCGCCTGGACAACCGCCCGGAAACTCACCGCCTGGGGATCTGGAGCTATTGGCGCGACGGCGGCCCGGCCGCGATCGAGCTGGCGTGCTGGGCTGGCGATCGCGCGCCGGACCTGAAGCCCCATTTCCACGACGTGACGCAGCTCACTCTGGTGTTGTCGGGCGCCCGGGCCTTCGAGGCCGGCGGCGTCAGGCTCGATGTCACGGCCGGGCAATGCGCCGTCATTCCCGCCGGCCTGCCGCATCGCGGCCTGCCGCTGGTTCATGCCGGCACACGCTGCCTCAATCTCTATGCGCCGATCCCGGGCATCGGCCCGGCGGCTGGCGTGCTCGACCTGCCTGACCTGCCGGACCTGCCTGACCTAGCGGAACTCGCGGAGAGGTTTGCCCCGGCGGAATTGATCGCATGCGTTCGGGAGCGGATCGGCGCGGCCGGAACCACGGCCGGTCCGGCGGCCGGCCGCGACACGTTTGCCGTCGGACGCGCCAGCATCGGCCGGATCGCCGCGCGGGCCGGCACGACCCGCGAAACCTTCAGCCGGCGCTTCGTCCGCGCCGTTGGCCTGCCGCCGCATGCCTGGCGCATCATTGCCAGGTTGAACGAGGCGCGCACCCGGCTGCGGGCAGGTGCCGCGGTCGCCGCGACGGCAGCCGAACTCGGCTTCGCCGACCAGAGCCATTTCGGCCGGCAGTTCCGGCGGGTCTTCGGCGTGACCCCGGCGGCCTACCGGGCGGGGATCGCGCCGTCACAAATGTTCCAGACGCCGCCGCCGCCGTGA
- the metG gene encoding methionine--tRNA ligase: MAKALITSALPYINGVKHLGNLAGSLLPADIQARHRRQIGDRTLFICATDEHGTPAELAAAEAGVAVADYCRRQHAAQADIYRRLNLSFDHFGRSSSPRNHALTQHFFHCLDAQGFIEERVLQQVYSPADGRFLPDRYIIGTCPHCGFSQARGDQCESCTRPLDPVDLLAPRSALSGSTALEVRPTRHLFLRQSALVDELESWIGSRDGWPPLVTSIARKWLDEGIQDRCITRDLGWGVPVPKPGFEGKVFYVWFDAPIAYIAATQDWSDADPDHRDWRAWWWQADDVEYAQFLGKDNVPFHAVSFPCTLIGSGEPWKTVDVIKGVNWLTYEGGKFSTSQRRGLFLDQALDLLPADYWRWWLAANAPESRDTDFSFERFATDVNNDLADTFGNLVNRVLTFTVNRHGGIVPGGGVSAEPEARLAAALQRQLDDLRGHHKGCALRKAAGTVRAIWRLANGYLADEAPWRSFANAPERAAVVVRTGVNLVAAAATVAWPFIPEAADKVLRALGRSAGVPPLPQSAASALREVPSGQEVSLPPVLFAKLTPEWVAASRARFAGGGS, from the coding sequence ATGGCAAAGGCTCTTATCACCAGCGCACTTCCCTATATCAACGGCGTCAAGCACCTCGGCAATCTCGCGGGCTCGCTGTTGCCGGCCGACATTCAGGCGCGCCACCGCCGTCAGATCGGCGATCGGACGCTGTTCATCTGCGCGACCGACGAACATGGTACGCCGGCTGAACTGGCGGCCGCCGAGGCCGGCGTCGCGGTCGCCGACTATTGCCGGCGACAGCATGCCGCTCAGGCCGACATCTATCGCCGGCTGAACCTTTCCTTCGATCATTTCGGCCGGTCGTCGTCGCCGCGCAACCACGCGCTCACCCAGCATTTCTTCCATTGCCTGGACGCGCAGGGTTTCATCGAGGAGCGCGTGCTGCAGCAGGTCTACTCGCCGGCCGATGGTCGCTTCCTGCCCGATCGCTACATCATCGGCACCTGTCCACATTGCGGCTTCAGCCAGGCCCGGGGCGATCAATGCGAAAGCTGTACCCGGCCGCTCGATCCGGTCGACCTGCTCGCGCCGCGTTCGGCCCTGTCCGGCAGCACGGCGCTGGAAGTGCGCCCGACCCGTCACCTGTTCCTGCGCCAGTCGGCCTTGGTGGATGAGCTGGAAAGCTGGATCGGGAGCCGCGACGGCTGGCCGCCGCTGGTCACCTCGATCGCCCGGAAATGGCTGGACGAGGGGATCCAGGACCGCTGCATCACCCGCGACCTCGGCTGGGGCGTGCCTGTGCCGAAGCCTGGTTTCGAGGGCAAGGTCTTCTATGTCTGGTTCGACGCGCCGATCGCCTATATCGCCGCGACCCAGGACTGGTCGGACGCCGATCCCGACCATCGTGATTGGCGCGCCTGGTGGTGGCAGGCGGACGATGTCGAATATGCCCAGTTCCTGGGCAAGGACAACGTGCCGTTCCACGCGGTCAGTTTTCCCTGCACCCTGATCGGTTCGGGCGAGCCGTGGAAGACCGTCGACGTCATCAAAGGCGTGAACTGGCTGACCTATGAGGGCGGCAAATTCTCGACCAGCCAGCGCCGCGGGTTGTTCCTGGATCAGGCGCTCGACCTGCTGCCGGCCGATTACTGGCGCTGGTGGCTGGCGGCCAATGCGCCCGAGAGCCGGGACACCGATTTCAGCTTCGAGCGCTTCGCGACCGATGTGAACAACGATCTCGCCGACACTTTCGGCAATCTGGTCAACCGCGTCCTGACGTTCACCGTCAACCGTCACGGCGGGATCGTGCCCGGCGGCGGGGTTTCCGCTGAACCCGAGGCGCGTCTTGCCGCCGCACTTCAGCGGCAGCTGGATGACCTGCGCGGCCATCACAAGGGCTGCGCACTCCGCAAGGCCGCCGGAACGGTTCGGGCGATCTGGCGCCTTGCCAACGGCTATCTCGCCGATGAAGCACCCTGGAGGAGTTTTGCCAATGCCCCCGAGCGGGCGGCCGTGGTGGTCAGAACCGGGGTCAACCTGGTGGCCGCCGCGGCGACGGTGGCCTGGCCCTTCATTCCCGAGGCCGCGGACAAGGTCCTGAGGGCCTTGGGGCGTTCTGCCGGCGTGCCGCCCTTGCCGCAATCCGCCGCCAGCGCCTTGCGCGAGGTCCCTTCCGGCCAGGAGGTGAGCCTGCCACCGGTGCTGTTCGCCAAGCTGACGCCGGAATGGGTGGCGGCAAGCCGGGCGCGGTTTGCTGGCGGCGGCAGCTGA
- a CDS encoding ArsR/SmtB family transcription factor, whose product MTRLDATFSALADPTRRALLARLALGEATVMELAQPFDMTQPAISRHLKVLEGAGLIERRIDGTKRPCRLAAAGITEIDQWLAMLRQALATNYDRLDQVLAAMDPQD is encoded by the coding sequence ATGACCCGCCTGGATGCAACCTTCTCCGCCCTTGCCGACCCGACCAGACGGGCCCTCCTCGCCCGGCTGGCCTTGGGCGAGGCGACCGTCATGGAGCTGGCGCAGCCTTTCGACATGACGCAGCCGGCGATCTCCCGGCACCTGAAAGTGCTGGAAGGCGCGGGGCTGATCGAGCGGCGGATCGACGGTACGAAGCGCCCCTGCCGGTTGGCAGCGGCCGGCATCACCGAAATCGACCAATGGCTTGCGATGCTCCGGCAGGCGCTCGCCACCAATTACGACCGGCTGGACCAGGTGCTCGCCGCCATGGATCCCCAAGACTGA
- a CDS encoding NAD(P)-dependent oxidoreductase, producing the protein MSEASTAVIEPPAIVVVVGLGQMGLPMANRLIGAGFTVHGLDPTPAACAALEAKGGKAFADPAAAVDGAAAIITMLPNGKIVRDALLGAAGFARRLPRGTLIIDMSSSAPTETISLGAELEPLGLPLIDAPVSGGVKRAIDGSLAIMAGGPGRQVERGRAILEAMGKSVFPTGPLGSGHAMKALNNYVSAAGLIAASEALLVGRTFGLEPDTIIDVLNASTGRNNSTEVKMKQFVISESYASGFSLALMAKDLRIAADLAGHLKLDIPQIGAVADIWDEAKAALEGGADHTAIYRFLAKDAGGAG; encoded by the coding sequence ATGTCGGAAGCGAGCACTGCGGTCATTGAACCGCCGGCCATCGTCGTGGTCGTCGGCCTCGGCCAGATGGGCCTGCCCATGGCGAACCGGCTGATCGGCGCCGGTTTCACCGTTCACGGCCTGGACCCGACGCCGGCCGCATGTGCGGCCTTGGAGGCGAAAGGCGGCAAGGCCTTCGCCGATCCCGCCGCCGCGGTCGACGGCGCCGCAGCCATCATCACCATGCTGCCGAACGGCAAGATCGTGCGCGACGCCCTGCTCGGCGCGGCGGGCTTTGCCCGCCGGCTGCCACGCGGCACGCTGATCATCGACATGAGCTCGTCGGCGCCGACCGAGACGATCAGCCTCGGCGCCGAACTGGAGCCGCTCGGTCTGCCGCTGATCGACGCGCCGGTGTCGGGCGGCGTCAAGCGCGCCATCGACGGCTCGCTCGCCATCATGGCCGGCGGCCCGGGGCGCCAAGTCGAGCGCGGGCGCGCCATCCTCGAGGCCATGGGCAAGTCGGTGTTCCCGACCGGCCCGCTCGGCTCCGGCCATGCCATGAAGGCGCTGAACAATTACGTCTCCGCCGCCGGCCTGATCGCGGCCTCGGAGGCGCTGCTGGTCGGCCGCACCTTCGGTCTCGAACCCGACACCATCATCGACGTGTTGAATGCCTCGACCGGCCGCAACAATTCGACCGAGGTGAAGATGAAGCAGTTCGTCATCTCGGAGAGTTATGCCTCGGGCTTCTCGCTCGCCCTGATGGCCAAGGACCTGCGCATCGCCGCCGATCTCGCCGGCCACCTGAAGCTCGACATCCCGCAGATCGGCGCGGTCGCCGACATCTGGGACGAGGCCAAGGCGGCGCTCGAAGGCGGCGCCGACCACACCGCGATCTATCGCTTCCTGGCAAAGGACGCAGGCGGCGCCGGATGA
- a CDS encoding GntR family transcriptional regulator, producing MENMNLQIPRHAATLRLLVEERIRSAIASGHFKPGQRLIERELCEQIGVGRTSIREALRQLEAEGLVNTVPHRGPEVSSITYDEARQLYQVRGLLEGFAGRNFAEQGSEAEIAALGAAVERFAAAAAGTERGELIAAKTHFYAVLMDGAGNMFIKQMLTLLHNRITVLRVTSMTQAGRLADSVAEIRDIYEAIRTRNGPAAAEACQIHIERAAKIALAVLAKGPEGGDKRPTEPAAAR from the coding sequence ATGGAAAACATGAACCTTCAGATTCCGCGCCATGCCGCGACGCTCCGCCTGCTCGTCGAGGAACGCATCCGTTCGGCCATTGCCTCCGGCCATTTCAAGCCGGGCCAAAGGCTGATCGAGCGCGAATTGTGCGAGCAGATCGGCGTCGGCCGGACCTCGATCCGCGAAGCGCTGCGCCAGCTGGAGGCCGAGGGCCTGGTCAATACCGTGCCGCATCGCGGGCCGGAGGTCAGCTCGATCACCTATGACGAGGCGCGCCAGCTCTACCAGGTGCGCGGGCTGCTGGAGGGTTTTGCCGGGCGCAATTTCGCCGAACAGGGCAGCGAGGCCGAGATCGCGGCGCTCGGCGCGGCGGTCGAGCGTTTCGCGGCGGCCGCCGCCGGCACGGAACGGGGCGAACTGATCGCCGCCAAGACCCATTTCTACGCGGTGCTGATGGACGGCGCCGGCAACATGTTCATCAAACAGATGCTGACCTTGCTGCACAACCGGATCACCGTGTTGCGGGTGACCTCGATGACCCAGGCCGGCCGGCTCGCCGACAGCGTCGCCGAGATCCGCGACATCTACGAGGCCATTCGCACCCGCAACGGGCCGGCCGCCGCCGAAGCCTGCCAGATCCATATCGAGCGGGCCGCCAAGATCGCGCTCGCCGTGCTGGCCAAGGGCCCGGAGGGCGGCGACAAGCGCCCGACGGAGCCAGCCGCCGCGCGGTAG
- a CDS encoding sulfite exporter TauE/SafE family protein, translating into MDITIAILLVLAGFAGGIINAVAGGATLVTFPVMLAAGLPPVIANASNAVAISPGHLIAAFADRAKLPPLDRRLAAALGVALAGGVMGALLLKVLPDRLFVLPVPALIGFATLLFAFAPTIQAWTERRRGGAAPSQPAGLAVLGGASVYGGFFGAGLGVILTAVLSIAEPNDIRKVKVVKNLLATAVSLAAIGIFIAQGMVRWPETLVMLSGALGGGYAGGALVRVLPGRLVQGLVIVAGAVMTIVYAWRYWF; encoded by the coding sequence ATGGACATCACGATCGCAATTCTCTTGGTTCTGGCGGGCTTTGCCGGCGGCATTATCAATGCGGTCGCCGGTGGCGCGACGCTCGTCACCTTTCCGGTGATGCTGGCGGCGGGCCTGCCGCCGGTCATCGCCAATGCCTCCAACGCGGTGGCGATCTCGCCCGGCCACCTGATCGCCGCCTTCGCCGACCGGGCCAAGCTGCCGCCCCTGGATCGGCGGCTTGCCGCCGCGCTCGGCGTCGCGTTGGCCGGCGGGGTCATGGGCGCCTTGCTGCTGAAGGTGCTGCCGGACCGGCTCTTCGTCCTGCCGGTGCCGGCGCTGATCGGCTTCGCCACGCTGCTCTTTGCCTTCGCGCCGACGATCCAGGCCTGGACCGAAAGGCGGCGCGGCGGGGCTGCGCCATCGCAGCCGGCCGGCCTCGCCGTGCTCGGCGGCGCTTCGGTTTATGGCGGCTTCTTTGGCGCCGGCCTTGGCGTCATCCTGACCGCGGTGCTGTCGATCGCCGAGCCGAACGACATCCGCAAGGTCAAGGTTGTGAAGAACCTGCTGGCCACCGCCGTCAGCCTCGCGGCCATCGGGATCTTTATCGCCCAGGGCATGGTGCGCTGGCCGGAAACCCTGGTCATGCTGTCGGGTGCGCTTGGCGGCGGTTATGCCGGCGGCGCGCTGGTGCGCGTCCTGCCGGGGCGGCTCGTCCAGGGCTTGGTCATCGTGGCAGGCGCCGTGATGACGATCGTCTATGCCTGGCGCTACTGGTTCTGA
- a CDS encoding SRPBCC domain-containing protein, with amino-acid sequence MTKLVLKTEGDRHVVVTRRFAASPEAVYRAHTEPKLIQKWLLGPDGWTMPVCINEPQPGGKIRYEWSDGKGAGFSLTGEYVALTPFSRIVHVERMHLPDTTPDNHVETRFDKDGSGTLMTMRMTLPDAETRTAMLATGMEHGMEASYVRLEAMA; translated from the coding sequence ATGACCAAGCTGGTGCTCAAGACCGAAGGCGACCGGCACGTTGTCGTCACCAGGCGTTTCGCGGCCTCGCCCGAGGCGGTCTATCGCGCCCATACCGAGCCGAAACTGATCCAGAAATGGCTTCTCGGCCCCGACGGCTGGACCATGCCGGTCTGCATCAACGAGCCGCAGCCGGGCGGCAAGATCCGCTACGAATGGAGCGACGGCAAAGGCGCCGGCTTCAGCCTGACCGGCGAATATGTCGCGCTCACCCCGTTCAGCCGGATCGTCCATGTCGAGCGCATGCACCTGCCCGACACCACCCCGGACAACCATGTCGAAACCCGTTTCGACAAGGACGGGTCAGGCACCCTGATGACCATGCGCATGACCTTGCCGGATGCCGAGACGCGCACGGCCATGCTGGCGACCGGCATGGAGCACGGCATGGAGGCAAGCTATGTCCGGCTCGAGGCCATGGCCTGA
- a CDS encoding aminoacyl-tRNA deacylase has product MTMANRLQTYLDSEGVRYEIVAHPRTASSSRTAEAAHVPGGRVAKSVVIHHELGYVLAVVPSTHRVELSTLQAVLDKRLGLASEGEISRLFDDCDVGAVPAVGAAYGVPVILDDSLGGATDLYFEGGDHKSLIHVSGDDFRILTRDAQRARFSHPA; this is encoded by the coding sequence ATGACGATGGCAAACCGACTCCAAACCTATCTGGACAGCGAAGGCGTCCGCTACGAGATCGTCGCGCATCCACGCACCGCGTCGAGCAGCCGCACCGCCGAGGCAGCCCATGTTCCCGGCGGCCGCGTCGCCAAGTCCGTGGTGATCCACCATGAACTCGGCTATGTGCTGGCCGTCGTGCCGAGCACCCATCGGGTCGAGCTTTCGACCTTGCAGGCCGTCCTGGACAAACGTCTCGGACTGGCCTCGGAAGGCGAAATCAGCCGGCTTTTCGACGACTGTGACGTCGGGGCCGTGCCGGCTGTCGGGGCGGCCTATGGCGTGCCGGTCATCCTCGACGACAGCCTTGGCGGCGCGACCGATCTCTATTTCGAGGGCGGCGATCACAAGTCGCTGATACATGTCAGCGGCGACGATTTCCGGATCCTCACCCGGGACGCGCAACGGGCACGCTTCAGCCACCCGGCGTGA